A section of the Streptomyces sp. CG1 genome encodes:
- a CDS encoding DUF397 domain-containing protein codes for MAESTIQQEPLVGWDKPDLDLSNAEWQSSSRGLGDVQIAFVEGFIAMRNSGRPESPSLIFTPAEWGAFVSGAREGEFDLT; via the coding sequence GTGGCCGAGAGCACCATCCAGCAGGAGCCGCTCGTGGGCTGGGACAAGCCGGACCTCGACCTCAGCAACGCCGAATGGCAATCCAGCAGCAGGGGGCTGGGCGATGTCCAGATCGCGTTTGTCGAGGGCTTCATCGCGATGCGCAACAGCGGCCGTCCGGAGAGCCCATCCCTGATCTTCACGCCGGCGGAATGGGGTGCCTTCGTCTCCGGAGCCCGGGAAGGGGAGTTCGACCTCACCTGA
- a CDS encoding acyl-CoA synthetase, with amino-acid sequence MEYNLADLFESVVDVVPDREALVYVDHPGTGTERRLTYAELDAAANRVAHHLLGSGIRPGEHLGLHLYNGVEYLQTVLACLKARIVPVNVNYRYVEEELVYLYRDADLVALVFDSEFADRVAGALPQAPKLRHLLRVGPEAVAVPGAAAFADAEAAGSSGRGFPARSGDDQFIIYTGGTTGMPKGVMWRQEDLFFAGLGGGAPTGEPVKTPEELAERVAAGGYGITFFPTPPLMHGTSTLTAFIGFNFGQRVVVHRKFVPEEVLRTVEKEKVTSMSLVGDAMLRPLIDALSGPLKGTDCSALFSVSSSGAIMSETVRRQFRELVPNAMLLNNFGSSESGFNGTATEDSGPERGFRLRVNSRTRVVDPATHEPVATGEIGRVAQCGHVPLGYYNDLRKTTETFFEKDGQRWVLLGDMATVDEDGVVTVLGRGSQCINTGGEKVYPEEVEQALKAHPDVYDALVAGVPDATWGSHVAAVVQLREGAARPSLADIQGHCRTRLAGYKIPRQLVITDSVQRSPSGKADYRWAREVAVAADQR; translated from the coding sequence GTGGAGTACAACCTTGCCGACCTGTTCGAGTCGGTCGTCGACGTGGTCCCGGACCGCGAGGCGCTCGTGTACGTCGACCATCCCGGCACCGGCACGGAGCGCCGGCTGACGTACGCGGAGCTGGACGCGGCCGCCAACCGCGTCGCCCACCATCTCCTGGGCAGCGGGATACGGCCCGGGGAGCATCTGGGACTCCACCTGTACAACGGCGTCGAGTACCTGCAGACGGTGCTGGCCTGCCTGAAAGCGCGGATCGTTCCGGTCAACGTCAACTACCGCTATGTCGAAGAGGAGTTGGTGTATCTCTACCGGGACGCCGATCTGGTCGCGCTGGTCTTCGACAGCGAGTTCGCGGACCGGGTGGCGGGCGCGCTGCCGCAGGCGCCGAAGCTGCGGCATCTGCTACGGGTGGGCCCGGAGGCGGTCGCGGTGCCCGGGGCGGCGGCGTTCGCCGACGCGGAGGCCGCCGGTTCGTCCGGCCGGGGCTTCCCGGCCCGGTCCGGGGACGACCAGTTCATCATCTACACGGGCGGCACGACGGGCATGCCCAAGGGTGTGATGTGGCGTCAGGAGGACTTGTTCTTCGCCGGATTGGGCGGCGGAGCGCCCACCGGAGAACCGGTGAAGACGCCGGAGGAGCTGGCCGAGCGGGTCGCCGCCGGCGGATACGGCATCACCTTCTTCCCCACTCCCCCGCTGATGCACGGCACCTCGACGCTGACCGCGTTCATCGGCTTCAACTTCGGCCAACGTGTCGTCGTGCACCGCAAGTTCGTCCCGGAGGAGGTGCTGCGCACCGTCGAGAAGGAGAAGGTCACCAGCATGTCGCTGGTCGGCGATGCGATGCTGCGTCCACTGATCGACGCGCTGAGCGGGCCGCTGAAGGGCACGGACTGCTCGGCCCTGTTCAGCGTTTCCTCGTCGGGCGCGATCATGTCGGAGACGGTGCGCCGGCAGTTCCGGGAGCTGGTCCCGAACGCCATGCTGCTCAACAACTTCGGCTCCTCCGAGTCCGGCTTCAACGGTACGGCGACGGAGGACTCGGGCCCCGAGCGCGGCTTCCGCCTCAGGGTCAACTCCCGTACCCGCGTGGTGGATCCGGCGACGCACGAGCCGGTCGCCACGGGCGAGATCGGCCGGGTCGCCCAGTGCGGTCATGTCCCGCTCGGCTACTACAACGACCTGCGGAAAACCACCGAGACGTTCTTCGAGAAGGACGGACAGCGCTGGGTCCTGCTCGGCGACATGGCGACGGTCGACGAGGACGGCGTGGTCACCGTGCTCGGCCGGGGCTCGCAGTGCATCAACACCGGCGGCGAGAAGGTCTACCCGGAGGAGGTCGAGCAGGCGCTCAAGGCGCATCCGGACGTGTACGACGCGCTGGTCGCCGGGGTGCCGGACGCGACCTGGGGCAGCCATGTGGCGGCCGTGGTGCAGCTGCGCGAGGGAGCGGCGCGCCCCTCGCTCGCCGACATCCAGGGCCACTGCCGTACCCGGCTGGCGGGATACAAGATCCCCCGCCAGCTGGTGATCACGGACTCCGTCCAGCGGTCCCCGAGCGGCAAGGCCGACTACCGGTGGGCACGGGAGGTGGCGGTGGCCGCCGACCAGCGGTAG
- a CDS encoding sulfatase produces the protein MGVSVLAAGLLLAALSLPNQPDQLTPVAFVRLPGEGVLLAAVLLVLPPRARRTGAVAAGVLIGLVALLKCLDIGFYTVLYRPFDLVLDWGLLGNAADYLRETSGRSGELAALAGALLLAVAVLLLTTGATVRLTALMVRHRARAVRVVLALGTVWVTCVVLGLRTGGAPVASTLNADLLGDRAKQVRVSLADARLFRRQAAVDAFAHTPPNQLLTGLRGKDVLFTFIESYGRSAIEDPAMGPPIDAVLKQSTATLGAAGFRARSGWLRSPVTGGGSWLAHSTFLSGLWISNQQRFRSLTSSDRTTLTGSFRRSGAWRTVGVVPGVLVTWPEGRFFGLDHIYDGHHLDYHGPDFGWSQVPDQYALETFQRREFGKRGRGPLMAEIILTSSHYPWAPVPRMTDWAALGDGSVFQQIRRGGRTEKEVWSNPESVRTAYRTSIEYSLNSLVGFLRRYGSPNTVLVFLGDHQPVPTVTANSTRTDVPVTIVAHDPKVLDRISGWGWTEGLKPAADAPSWGMDNFRDRFLKAFGPQGTEPQGR, from the coding sequence GTGGGGGTCAGCGTTCTCGCCGCCGGTCTGCTTCTGGCCGCGTTGTCGCTGCCGAATCAGCCCGATCAGCTCACGCCAGTGGCATTCGTGCGGCTCCCGGGCGAGGGTGTCCTGCTCGCCGCCGTGCTGCTCGTGCTGCCGCCGCGGGCGCGGCGGACCGGGGCGGTGGCCGCCGGCGTACTGATCGGGCTGGTCGCCCTGCTCAAATGCCTCGACATCGGCTTCTACACGGTGCTGTACCGCCCCTTCGACCTGGTGCTGGACTGGGGCCTGCTGGGCAACGCGGCGGACTATCTGCGGGAGACCTCCGGCCGCTCCGGCGAGCTGGCCGCGCTCGCCGGTGCGCTGCTCCTCGCGGTCGCCGTCCTCCTCCTGACCACGGGAGCGACGGTCCGGCTGACCGCCCTGATGGTCCGTCACCGCGCCCGGGCCGTCCGCGTCGTCCTGGCGCTGGGCACAGTCTGGGTCACCTGCGTCGTGCTCGGCCTGCGCACCGGCGGCGCGCCGGTCGCCTCGACACTGAACGCGGACCTCCTCGGCGACCGCGCCAAGCAGGTCCGCGTCTCCCTCGCGGACGCGCGTCTCTTCCGGCGCCAGGCCGCCGTCGACGCGTTCGCCCACACCCCACCGAACCAGTTGCTGACCGGCCTGCGCGGCAAGGATGTGCTGTTCACGTTCATCGAGAGCTACGGCCGTTCGGCGATCGAGGACCCGGCGATGGGCCCGCCGATCGACGCGGTCCTCAAGCAGAGCACCGCGACGCTCGGGGCCGCCGGATTCCGGGCCCGCAGCGGCTGGCTGCGCTCGCCGGTGACCGGTGGCGGCAGCTGGCTGGCCCACTCGACGTTCCTGTCCGGCCTGTGGATCAGCAACCAGCAGCGATTTCGCAGCCTCACCTCCAGCGACCGGACGACCCTCACCGGCTCGTTCCGCAGGAGCGGCGCCTGGCGCACGGTCGGGGTCGTGCCCGGGGTGCTGGTGACCTGGCCGGAGGGCCGCTTCTTCGGCCTGGACCACATCTACGACGGCCACCACCTGGACTACCACGGCCCGGACTTCGGCTGGTCGCAGGTGCCGGACCAGTACGCCCTGGAGACGTTCCAGCGGCGGGAGTTCGGCAAGCGGGGCCGGGGTCCGCTGATGGCGGAGATCATCCTCACCTCCAGCCACTATCCGTGGGCGCCCGTGCCCCGCATGACCGACTGGGCGGCGCTGGGCGACGGCTCGGTCTTCCAGCAGATCAGACGGGGCGGCAGGACCGAGAAGGAGGTCTGGAGCAACCCGGAGAGCGTGCGCACCGCGTACCGCACCTCCATCGAGTACTCGCTGAACAGCCTCGTCGGATTCCTGCGGCGGTACGGCAGTCCGAACACGGTCCTGGTCTTCCTGGGCGACCACCAGCCCGTACCGACCGTCACCGCGAACAGCACCCGCACGGACGTGCCGGTCACGATCGTCGCCCACGACCCCAAGGTGCTGGACCGGATCTCCGGCTGGGGCTGGACAGAGGGCCTGAAGCCCGCCGCCGACGCCCCCAGCTGGGGGATGGACAACTTCCGCGACCGGTTCCTGAAGGCGTTCGGACCACAGGGCACTGAGCCCCAGGGGCGCTGA
- a CDS encoding alpha/beta fold hydrolase produces the protein MPTFTAPDGTRLTYHLRGAGEPLVVLPGGPMRASAYLGDLGGLATHRRLALLDLRGTGDSALPADPATYRCDRMVEDVEVWRAHMGLEHMDLLAHSAGAALAMLYAARHPQHVRRLLLITPNPSALGIRATREDRLAAARLRADEPWFAEAFPAFRAWLAGEADFDDVFLPFFYGRWDDVARAHTDAELEQTNEEAEERYFADGAFTPDATRNALSALTAPVLVHAGELDGGPCPDLARRTAAAFPKAEFTVQPGAGHYPWLDDPEWFRKRVLAFLDGPADAALPSAE, from the coding sequence ATGCCGACCTTCACCGCGCCCGACGGCACCCGGCTCACCTACCACCTGCGGGGTGCCGGTGAGCCCCTCGTCGTCCTGCCCGGCGGCCCGATGCGCGCCTCCGCCTACCTCGGCGACCTCGGCGGGCTGGCCACGCACCGCCGTCTGGCCCTGCTGGACCTGCGGGGCACCGGCGACTCCGCGCTGCCGGCCGACCCGGCGACGTACCGCTGCGACCGGATGGTCGAGGACGTGGAGGTATGGCGCGCACACATGGGTCTGGAGCACATGGATCTGCTCGCCCACTCGGCGGGCGCCGCCCTCGCCATGCTCTACGCGGCCCGCCATCCACAGCACGTCCGGCGACTCCTGCTGATCACGCCCAACCCGTCCGCCCTGGGCATACGGGCGACCCGCGAGGACCGGCTGGCCGCGGCCCGGCTGCGCGCGGACGAGCCGTGGTTCGCGGAGGCGTTCCCCGCCTTCCGGGCCTGGCTGGCGGGCGAGGCGGACTTCGACGACGTCTTCCTGCCGTTCTTCTACGGCCGCTGGGACGACGTCGCCCGCGCACACACGGACGCCGAACTGGAGCAGACCAACGAGGAGGCGGAGGAGCGCTACTTCGCCGACGGTGCCTTCACACCGGACGCCACCCGGAACGCCCTCTCCGCGCTGACCGCGCCGGTCCTCGTGCACGCCGGGGAACTCGACGGCGGCCCGTGCCCCGACCTCGCCCGCCGTACCGCTGCGGCCTTCCCGAAGGCCGAGTTCACCGTCCAGCCCGGCGCAGGTCACTACCCCTGGCTGGACGACCCGGAGTGGTTCCGGAAGCGCGTCCTCGCCTTCCTCGACGGGCCGGCGGACGCCGCTCTGCCCTCGGCAGAGTAG
- a CDS encoding crotonase/enoyl-CoA hydratase family protein, producing MGGTEHLTVRREGATLVLTLNRPDARNALSLPMLVGLYDGWLEADDDDEIRSIVLTGAGGSFCAGMDLKALAGNGMQGEHYRDRLKADPDLHWKAMLRHHRPRKPVIAAVEGYCVAGGTEILQGTDIRVAGESATFGLFEVRRGLFPIGGSTVRLQRQIPRTHALEMLLTGRPYSAREAADTGLIGHVVPDGTALGAALEIAEQINACGPLAVEAVKASVYETAEMTETDGLAAELARGWPVFDTADAKEGARAFAEKRPPVYKRH from the coding sequence ATGGGCGGGACGGAACACCTCACCGTGCGGCGCGAGGGCGCCACACTGGTGCTCACGCTCAACAGGCCCGACGCCAGGAACGCGCTCTCGCTGCCGATGCTCGTCGGCCTGTACGACGGCTGGCTCGAGGCCGATGACGACGACGAGATCCGCTCGATCGTGCTCACCGGCGCAGGCGGGTCCTTCTGCGCCGGAATGGATCTGAAGGCGCTGGCCGGGAACGGCATGCAGGGCGAGCACTACCGCGATCGGCTCAAGGCCGATCCCGACCTGCACTGGAAGGCGATGCTGCGCCACCATCGCCCCCGCAAACCGGTGATCGCCGCCGTCGAGGGGTACTGCGTCGCGGGCGGCACCGAGATCCTCCAGGGCACCGACATCCGGGTCGCGGGCGAGTCCGCGACCTTCGGCCTGTTCGAGGTCCGGCGCGGCCTGTTCCCGATCGGCGGCTCCACCGTACGGCTGCAACGGCAGATCCCGCGCACCCACGCCCTGGAAATGCTGCTCACCGGGCGGCCGTACAGCGCCCGGGAGGCCGCGGACACCGGCCTGATCGGCCATGTCGTCCCCGACGGCACCGCGCTCGGCGCAGCGCTGGAGATCGCCGAGCAGATCAACGCCTGCGGCCCGCTCGCCGTCGAGGCCGTCAAGGCGTCGGTGTACGAGACCGCGGAGATGACGGAGACCGACGGCCTCGCGGCCGAACTCGCGCGCGGCTGGCCGGTCTTCGACACCGCCGACGCCAAGGAAGGCGCCCGCGCCTTCGCGGAGAAGCGGCCCCCTGTCTACAAACGCCACTGA
- a CDS encoding Zn-ribbon domain-containing OB-fold protein, which yields MPEVLQAPLVVEFPFTRSLGPVQSAFLTGLRERVVLGVKTGDGRTLVPPVEYDPVTAEEIRDLVEVAPAGTVTTWAWNHEPRRGQPLGTPFAWVLVRLDGADTALLHALDAPGPDAVRTGMRVRVRWAEERTGAITDIACFEPYDGEPGQPGRHTGEFEDPLTGIVAPARLDYTYSPGRAQTAYIQALSEQRTVGERCPSCRKVYVPPRGACPTCGVATAEQVEVGPRGTVTTFCIVNIKARNLDIEVPYVYAHIALDGADLALHARIGGIPYDQVRMGLRVEPVWTEGSRYPDHYRPTGEPDADYETYKELL from the coding sequence ATGCCCGAAGTCCTCCAGGCCCCCCTCGTCGTCGAGTTCCCCTTCACCCGCTCCCTCGGTCCCGTCCAGAGCGCCTTCCTCACCGGCCTGCGCGAACGCGTCGTGCTCGGTGTGAAGACCGGTGACGGGCGCACCCTCGTCCCACCCGTCGAGTACGACCCCGTCACCGCCGAGGAGATCCGCGACCTGGTGGAGGTCGCGCCCGCGGGCACGGTCACCACCTGGGCGTGGAACCACGAGCCGCGCCGCGGCCAGCCTCTCGGCACCCCCTTCGCCTGGGTCCTGGTCCGGCTCGACGGCGCCGACACCGCCCTGCTGCACGCCCTCGACGCCCCCGGCCCCGACGCCGTCCGCACCGGCATGCGGGTGCGTGTCCGCTGGGCCGAGGAGCGCACGGGCGCCATCACCGACATCGCCTGCTTCGAGCCGTACGACGGAGAACCCGGACAACCGGGCCGCCACACGGGCGAGTTCGAGGACCCGCTCACCGGGATCGTCGCCCCGGCCCGCCTCGACTACACCTACTCACCCGGCCGCGCCCAGACCGCCTACATCCAGGCCCTCTCCGAACAGCGGACCGTCGGCGAACGCTGCCCCTCCTGCCGCAAGGTGTACGTCCCGCCCAGGGGTGCGTGCCCCACATGTGGCGTGGCCACAGCGGAACAGGTCGAAGTGGGTCCTCGGGGCACAGTGACCACCTTCTGCATCGTCAACATCAAGGCGAGGAACCTGGACATCGAGGTGCCCTACGTCTACGCGCACATCGCCCTCGACGGCGCCGACCTCGCCCTGCACGCCCGGATCGGCGGCATCCCGTACGACCAGGTCCGCATGGGCCTGCGCGTGGAGCCCGTGTGGACCGAGGGTTCCCGCTACCCCGACCACTACCGGCCCACCGGCGAGCCCGACGCGGACTACGAGACGTACAAGGAGCTGCTGTGA
- a CDS encoding thiolase domain-containing protein codes for MTSEEAPAAREIAVVAFAQTDHRRSTEESSEVEMLMPVLHEVLAQTGLRAADIGFTCSGSSDYLAGRAFSFTLALDGVGAWPPISESHVEMDGAWALYEAWTKLLTGDADTALVYSYGKSSPGSVRDVLTRQLDPYYVAPLWPDSIALAALQAQALIDAGHTDEPALAAVGARSRADATANPHAQLKGQLPYGGYVVRPLRTGDCPPVGDGAAAVILAAGERARELCERPAWIRGIDHRIEAHALGVRDLTDSPSTRLAAKKAGAFERPVDTAELHAPFTAQEVILRRALRLGDDVRVNPSGGALAANPVMAAGLVRIGEAAARIHRGDSGRALAHATSGPCLQQNLVAVLEGDPR; via the coding sequence GTGACCAGCGAAGAAGCCCCCGCCGCCCGGGAGATCGCGGTCGTCGCCTTCGCCCAGACCGACCACCGGCGCTCGACCGAGGAGTCCTCCGAGGTCGAGATGCTCATGCCGGTGCTGCACGAGGTGCTGGCACAGACCGGCCTCAGGGCCGCCGACATCGGCTTCACCTGCTCCGGATCCAGCGACTACCTCGCCGGCCGCGCCTTCTCCTTCACCCTCGCCCTCGACGGTGTGGGCGCCTGGCCGCCCATCTCCGAGTCGCACGTCGAGATGGACGGCGCCTGGGCGCTGTACGAGGCCTGGACCAAGCTGCTCACCGGCGACGCCGACACCGCGCTCGTCTACTCCTACGGCAAGAGCTCACCCGGCTCGGTACGGGACGTGCTGACCCGCCAGCTCGACCCCTACTACGTGGCCCCCCTGTGGCCCGACTCCATAGCTCTGGCCGCCCTCCAGGCGCAGGCCCTCATAGACGCCGGCCACACCGATGAGCCCGCGCTGGCAGCCGTCGGCGCCCGCAGCCGCGCCGACGCCACCGCCAACCCGCACGCCCAGCTCAAGGGTCAACTGCCGTACGGCGGCTACGTCGTACGACCGCTGCGCACCGGCGACTGCCCGCCGGTCGGCGACGGTGCCGCCGCCGTGATCCTCGCGGCGGGGGAGCGGGCACGTGAACTGTGCGAGCGGCCCGCCTGGATCCGCGGCATCGACCACCGCATCGAGGCCCACGCTCTCGGCGTCCGCGACCTCACCGACTCGCCGTCCACCCGGCTGGCCGCAAAGAAGGCGGGAGCCTTCGAACGGCCCGTCGACACCGCCGAGTTGCACGCCCCGTTCACCGCCCAGGAGGTGATCCTGCGCAGGGCCCTCCGCCTCGGCGACGACGTACGCGTGAATCCCTCCGGCGGGGCGCTGGCCGCCAACCCCGTCATGGCCGCCGGCCTCGTCCGCATCGGCGAGGCAGCCGCCCGCATCCACCGCGGCGACTCCGGCCGCGCCCTCGCCCACGCCACCTCGGGCCCCTGCCTGCAACAGAACCTGGTCGCCGTACTCGAAGGGGATCCACGATGA
- a CDS encoding universal stress protein: MSTAPVIAAVDGSDDSLRALEWAFDAARRRAAPLRVVHVRQYAAWGQADVLVAGPPEAEGDPVLDDVHARLADRGTEPSVEYVALEGVPGAVLPELGTNAQLLVLGSRGRGGFASLLLGSNGLAAARDAECPVVVVPRPDREVHGDGPAEPGPRVVVGLHVDSPDDGALALAFAEAAVREARVQVIAAYPWPVQTWSAPGQILPTQVDQEVVANETRALAEGFLTPHRKRHPEVRADAEAVPGDAAGLLVAASKNAELVVVGRHRRRLLAPARMMGSVTQAVLLHAASPIAVVPPEPPQE, from the coding sequence ATGAGCACTGCACCCGTCATCGCCGCGGTCGACGGTTCGGACGACAGCCTGCGCGCACTGGAGTGGGCCTTCGACGCCGCCCGCCGTCGCGCCGCACCACTGCGGGTGGTGCACGTACGGCAGTACGCCGCCTGGGGCCAGGCCGATGTGCTGGTCGCCGGGCCGCCGGAGGCGGAGGGCGATCCGGTGCTGGACGACGTCCACGCCCGGCTCGCGGACCGCGGCACGGAGCCCTCCGTGGAGTACGTCGCCCTGGAGGGCGTCCCGGGCGCCGTCCTGCCCGAACTCGGCACGAACGCCCAGCTGTTGGTCCTCGGCTCCCGCGGCCGCGGCGGCTTCGCCAGCCTGCTGCTCGGCTCCAACGGCCTCGCCGCCGCCCGGGACGCCGAGTGCCCGGTGGTCGTCGTACCCCGGCCCGACCGGGAGGTGCACGGGGACGGGCCCGCCGAGCCCGGGCCCCGGGTGGTCGTGGGCCTGCACGTCGACAGCCCCGACGACGGCGCCCTCGCCCTCGCCTTCGCCGAGGCCGCAGTGCGCGAGGCCCGGGTCCAGGTGATCGCCGCCTACCCGTGGCCGGTGCAGACCTGGTCCGCCCCCGGCCAGATCCTGCCGACCCAGGTCGACCAGGAGGTCGTCGCCAACGAGACCCGCGCCCTCGCCGAGGGCTTCCTCACCCCGCACCGCAAGCGACACCCCGAGGTCCGCGCCGACGCCGAGGCGGTGCCCGGCGACGCGGCCGGCCTGCTCGTCGCCGCGTCCAAGAACGCCGAGCTGGTCGTGGTCGGCCGGCACCGGCGACGCCTGCTCGCCCCGGCCCGCATGATGGGCTCGGTCACCCAGGCCGTCCTGCTGCACGCGGCCAGCCCGATCGCCGTGGTGCCGCCGGAACCGCCGCAGGAGTGA
- a CDS encoding alpha/beta fold hydrolase, whose translation MDTVAPHTIEANGIRLACRTWGPVDAPPVLLLHCRGADGADWTAVAERLAAPPRPRRVYAPDLRGHGHSDWPGDYRAEAMSDDIHALLAALGHDSADVVGHSLGGIVAYLLAQRHPGAVRRLVLEDVCAPVPLDPPRPLAERPAGELPFDWAMIRGTDAQRNAPDPVWWDHMDRITMPTLVIGGGPASLLPQDQVAQLAALIPGASLVTLDAGHLVHESRPAEFLDLVREFLDR comes from the coding sequence ATGGACACGGTGGCTCCGCACACCATCGAGGCGAACGGCATCAGGCTGGCCTGCCGGACCTGGGGCCCGGTGGACGCCCCGCCCGTCCTGCTGCTGCACTGCCGCGGCGCCGACGGGGCGGACTGGACAGCCGTCGCCGAGCGGCTCGCGGCACCCCCGCGCCCCCGCCGGGTGTACGCCCCCGACCTGCGCGGCCACGGACACAGCGACTGGCCGGGGGACTACCGGGCGGAGGCGATGAGCGACGACATCCATGCCCTGCTGGCCGCGCTCGGCCACGACAGCGCCGATGTCGTGGGCCATTCATTGGGCGGCATCGTCGCCTACCTGCTGGCGCAGCGCCATCCCGGGGCCGTACGACGTCTGGTGCTGGAGGACGTGTGCGCGCCCGTCCCGCTCGACCCGCCCCGGCCGCTCGCCGAACGCCCCGCCGGAGAGCTGCCGTTCGACTGGGCGATGATCCGGGGCACCGACGCACAGCGCAACGCGCCCGATCCAGTGTGGTGGGACCACATGGACCGGATCACCATGCCGACGCTGGTCATCGGTGGTGGTCCCGCCAGCCTCCTCCCGCAGGACCAGGTCGCGCAGCTCGCCGCCCTCATCCCGGGCGCCTCGCTCGTGACCCTCGATGCGGGGCACCTGGTGCACGAGTCCCGCCCGGCGGAGTTCCTCGACCTGGTGCGGGAGTTCCTCGACCGATGA
- a CDS encoding thiolase domain-containing protein has protein sequence MSKEPVAVVGIGQTKHVAARRDVSIAGLVRESAQRALTDAELTWADIDAVVIGKAPDFFEGVMMPELYLADALGAVGKPMLRVHTAGSVGGSTALVAANLVAARVHGTVLTLAFEKQSESNAMWGLSLPIPFQQPLLAGAGGFFAPHVRAYMRRSGAPDTIGSLVAYKDRRNALKNPYAHLHEHDITLEKVQASPMLWDPIRYSETCPSSDGACAMILTDRAGAARAPRPPAWMLGGAMRSEPTLFAGKDFVSPQAGKDCAADVYRQAGIADPRRDIDAVEMYVPFSWYEPMWLENLGFAAEGEGWKLTESGVTELDGDLPVNMSGGVLSTNPIGASGMIRFAEAALQVRGQAGEHQVDGARKVLGHAYGGGSQFFSMWLVGARPPQS, from the coding sequence ATGAGCAAGGAGCCCGTGGCCGTCGTAGGCATCGGCCAGACCAAGCACGTGGCCGCCCGCCGGGACGTGTCGATCGCCGGACTCGTCCGCGAGTCCGCCCAACGTGCGCTCACTGACGCCGAGTTGACCTGGGCCGACATCGACGCCGTCGTCATCGGCAAGGCGCCCGACTTCTTCGAGGGCGTGATGATGCCCGAGCTGTACCTCGCCGACGCGCTCGGCGCCGTGGGCAAGCCCATGCTGCGGGTGCACACCGCCGGCTCGGTCGGCGGCTCCACCGCGCTGGTGGCCGCGAACCTGGTCGCCGCCCGCGTCCACGGCACGGTCCTCACCCTCGCCTTCGAGAAGCAGTCCGAGTCGAACGCCATGTGGGGCCTGTCCCTGCCGATCCCCTTCCAACAGCCCCTCCTCGCCGGCGCCGGCGGCTTCTTCGCCCCCCATGTGCGCGCCTACATGCGGCGCAGCGGCGCCCCCGACACCATCGGTTCCCTGGTCGCGTACAAGGACCGGCGCAACGCCCTGAAGAACCCCTACGCCCATCTCCACGAGCACGACATCACGCTGGAGAAGGTCCAGGCCTCACCCATGTTGTGGGACCCCATCCGCTACTCCGAGACCTGCCCGTCCTCCGACGGCGCCTGCGCCATGATCCTCACCGACCGCGCCGGAGCCGCCCGCGCGCCCCGCCCGCCCGCCTGGATGCTGGGCGGCGCCATGCGCAGCGAACCGACCCTGTTCGCCGGCAAGGACTTCGTCTCCCCGCAGGCCGGCAAGGACTGCGCCGCCGACGTCTACCGCCAGGCCGGCATCGCCGACCCGCGCCGGGACATCGACGCCGTCGAGATGTACGTGCCGTTCTCCTGGTACGAACCCATGTGGCTGGAGAACCTCGGCTTCGCCGCCGAGGGCGAGGGCTGGAAGCTCACCGAGTCCGGGGTCACCGAACTCGACGGGGACCTGCCCGTCAACATGTCGGGCGGTGTGCTGTCCACCAACCCCATCGGCGCCTCCGGCATGATCCGCTTCGCCGAGGCCGCCCTCCAGGTCCGCGGCCAGGCCGGGGAACACCAGGTGGACGGCGCCCGCAAGGTGCTCGGGCACGCCTACGGCGGCGGCTCCCAGTTCTTCTCCATGTGGCTCGTGGGAGCGCGGCCCCCGCAGTCCTAA